The nucleotide sequence AGGGAGCGTCGGGTAAAAATCGCAACTTCGTGGCTGCAAAGGCATCGGCGATTTTCAATTTGTGTCACCATACCCCCGCCGTCGCGAAATGAATCGACGCACCGACAATGCAGGACGACGTCGATTGGTCGCAGGAGAGGCTTTCGATGCGGACGATTCTGGCTGGTCTTGCGTTGTGCAGTGCGGTTGCGAGTACGGTTACAAGCGTAACCCTCGCCGCCGAGCCGTCGCCCGAGCTGATCGCCTACGGCAGGACGCTGGTCGAGGCCGGTGGCTGCGCGGGCTGCCACACCGCCGATCCGGCCAAACCGTTCGCGGGCGGCAAGCGCATCGACACGCCCTTCGGCACGATCTATGCGCCGAACCTGACGCCCGACCGCGACACCGGGATCGGCGCCTGGACGGATGCCGATTTCACCCGCGCTGTGCGCACCGGCATCGCACCTGACGGCTCGAACTATTATCCGGCGTTCCCCTACCCCTACTTCACGAAGATGACGAAGGACGACACGCTGGCGATCCGCGCCTATCTCGGCACGCTGGCGCCCGTCGCGAGCCGCAACAAGCCGCCAGAGCTACGCTGGCCGTTCGGCTATCGCGGCCTGATGCGGGTCTGGAACGCCCTGTATTTCAAGCCCGGTCTGTTCGAGCCGGACCAGAGCCAGAGCGCGGCGTGGAACAGAGGCGGCTATCTCGTCACCGGCCTCGGCCATTGCGGCGCCTGCCATACACCGAAGAACTATTTTGGCGCCGACAAGCAAGCGCAGGCCCTCTCGGGCAGCGAGGTCGGCGGCTGGTACGCGCCAAGGCTCGATGGCGCCGCGCGCACCGGGCTGAGATCGTGGAGCGTCGAGGACATCACCGAATATCTGCAAAGCGGCCGCAACGCCAAAAGCCATGCCGGCGGGCTGATGGCGGAGGTGGTCGTCAACTCGACGGCGAAGATGGGCGATGCCGATGTGCGCGCGATCGCGGTTTACCTGAAGAGCCTGCCGCCGTCGCGGCGCGAGACCATCGTGACGCCGCCTGACGATACCGAGATGAAGTCCGGCCTGGCGGTCTATGCGAAGCTGTGCGTCGCCTGCCATGAGGCCGACGGCTCGGGCGCCCCGCGGATCTACCCGCCGCTGCCCGGCAACGCGCTGCTGCAATCGGTCAACCCGTCCTCGACCCTGCGCATCATCCTCGACGGCGCCCACACCGTGACGACGGAACGTGCGCCCAACACCGGCGAGATGCCTGGTTATGCCAAGCAATTGTCCGACCAAGAGATCGCGGCAGTGACGAACTACATCCGCAATTCCTGGGGCAATGCGGGCCCGCTGGTGACGCCGGCGCAGGTGGCGAAGGCGCGGAAGGAGGAGTAGTCCCTCCCCGTCATTGCGAGGAGCGCAGCGACGAAGCAATCCAGGATCCTTCCGCGGAGACATCTCTGGATTGCTTCGCTGCGCTCGCAATGACGACGTGGATAGAGCCTACTTCTCCTCATCCCCCGTGAAGACGAATTTCGGCATCTCCCATTTGTAGCGCACCGCCAGCAGACGGAAGCTGAGGCCGAGGACGAAGGTCAAGATCGTCCAGAGCTCGGCATTGAGATTCAAACCGAACGCGGTGGCATAGAACAGCCCTGTCACGACCGAGACGCTGGCGTAGAGCTCGGAACGAAACAACAGCGGCACGTCGTTGCAAAGCACGTCGCGCAACACGCCGCCGGCGCAGCCCGTCACCATGCCCGAGACGATCACGATCGGCAGCGAGACATCCATCTGCCAGGCGACGTTGCAACCGATCATGGTGAAGACGACGAGGCCGATGGCATCGAGCACGATGAAGGCGAGGTGCAGGCGATGCACGAGCCGCGCGATCACGATCGTCAGCAGCGCCGCGCCG is from Bradyrhizobium xenonodulans and encodes:
- a CDS encoding c-type cytochrome gives rise to the protein MRTILAGLALCSAVASTVTSVTLAAEPSPELIAYGRTLVEAGGCAGCHTADPAKPFAGGKRIDTPFGTIYAPNLTPDRDTGIGAWTDADFTRAVRTGIAPDGSNYYPAFPYPYFTKMTKDDTLAIRAYLGTLAPVASRNKPPELRWPFGYRGLMRVWNALYFKPGLFEPDQSQSAAWNRGGYLVTGLGHCGACHTPKNYFGADKQAQALSGSEVGGWYAPRLDGAARTGLRSWSVEDITEYLQSGRNAKSHAGGLMAEVVVNSTAKMGDADVRAIAVYLKSLPPSRRETIVTPPDDTEMKSGLAVYAKLCVACHEADGSGAPRIYPPLPGNALLQSVNPSSTLRIILDGAHTVTTERAPNTGEMPGYAKQLSDQEIAAVTNYIRNSWGNAGPLVTPAQVAKARKEE
- a CDS encoding trimeric intracellular cation channel family protein, encoding MWSLPPTDTVLHYLAYVALTAEGMTAALAAGRRSMDYVGVCLLACITALGGGTLRDLFLGHYPLVWVANPVYLALPGGAALLTIVIARLVHRLHLAFIVLDAIGLVVFTMIGCNVAWQMDVSLPIVIVSGMVTGCAGGVLRDVLCNDVPLLFRSELYASVSVVTGLFYATAFGLNLNAELWTILTFVLGLSFRLLAVRYKWEMPKFVFTGDEEK